The following is a genomic window from Patagioenas fasciata isolate bPatFas1 chromosome 1, bPatFas1.hap1, whole genome shotgun sequence.
ACAGCCCACATAGTACAGAGCtgagaatttaaaaataatttgaaaaatcatAGAGTGGTCACTTTGTGCAAGAAAACAGAAGTGGAGTTGAAGTAAGAGTGTTCAGCATATAAAACTTAACGTAATGTAAatgtgaaagtaaaaaaaaagacagttcatTTTGCTGCAAGTTAGGGGTGTTGAATGTGCTTTAATACTTGGTTGCATACTATTTTAAAACCTGTACTTTACTAGGTATCCAATTTAGAGTTATTCTCAAGATATAAAATGTAGTCAAGGATCAATGTGCTAGAATTCTGTTGCCCTACAGCATAAGCAAACAAGGAATTTCCttctttcaatttgttttttccaggttttgacacagatggtTTGCCTTCTGCAGTATGGCCAGGGGGAGAAACAGAAGCTCTCACACGACTGGAAAGACATTTAGAACGAAAGGTGTGTTTCAAATCATAGCAAGTATAACACATCTGGGAAACACAGTTGTGTTTTGCAGTGGAATGTAAAAGGAATTGGGCAagtcattttaaaaaagaaataaaaaccacgAACTTGAACTCAAGGCCTCAGTATAGTTGTATACATCAAGTTGCTggtttttagttttaaaatatgaTAGCAGTTTGTCTTCTAATTTGAATTTTAGAGAAAATCTGTTATACTATTTTCTATTCAAAGTATTTTTGCTTTGGAGGTAATTTTACTTCAAACATACTTTTTATACTTTCAAAGGGGAATTGCTCTAACAGCTAACATATTACTAGTTGTCTAGGTTTCCTCtatatttaaaagaaaggaaCAGGTAGTTCTGGAAGACAGATAATGCCTTCTGCATGCAGGTGAATTATCTTCTAGAAATTTCTGCTGATTCACAAGGAACCCCTAGATATCATAGGTAATGTGATCATCTGTCCAGTGTCTGGGTTCAGTTGCAGAGAGTGTGTGATTCCTACTTTTATGTTTACAAGTTGCTACCTAGTCTGTAGTCCGATATtactgtgtgggttttgttttggttttgtttttttcaggcttgGGTAGCAAACTTTGAAAGACCACGAATGAATGCAAACTCCCTTCTGGCAAGCCCTACAGGGCTTAGTCCCTACCTCCGCTTTGGCTGCTTGTCCTGTCGTCTCTTTTATTTTAAGTTAACGGATCTGTACAAAAAGGTATGATTCCTATCTAGTTGGTTACACATTCTTAGATGCCatgattttttcccttctcctaataaaatgttttcctttaatgATGATTTTCAGGTAAAAAAGAAcagctcccctcccctctccctctatGGCCAGCTGTTATGGCGTGAATTTTTCTACACAGCGGCAACTAACAATCCACGGTTTGATAAAATGGAGGGGAATCCTATCTGTGTTCAAATTCCATGGGATAAGAATCCTGAGGCTTTGGCCAAGTGGGCAGAAGGCAGGACAGGTTTTCCTTGGATTGATGCAATTATGACACAGCTTCGTCAGGAAGGTTGGATTCACCATTTAGCCCGGCATGCTGTAGCATGCTTTTTGACTCGAGGTGACCTCTGGATTAGCTGGGAAGAAGGAGTGAAGGTATTGTTTCTTATTCATGAATTTCTTAAAGTGCCTGTTAGAGTTTCAGGTAGCCATTCTAGAATTGTTGCTACTGTGTGGTGTAAGTCGAACTTTAAGCCTTAAACTATGGCCAAAATTAAATTGGTTCTGATAAGTCAGTGGTGCTGAAGTTTTGCTTATTGAATACCCCCTTTTATTGGTATATTAGTGTTTCTTGCGGTCAGAATAGGTCTGAAATTCTTTTAAGTTTGAAATTTCTTCCTAAATCTTGGCAAATAAACACTGGTTACTCTTATAGTTGaagttttttttccagtcatcctGTGTGAACAGTTTCTATTCACACCTCATGTCTGCTTTCCTGCAAAGGGAAAACACCACAGgaataagagggaaaaaaatagaagctgAGACTGTCTTTTCAGCAGTTTTTGTCCCTTCGCCCGATGTTAGAAGTGTGAGTATGGGCAACCTTACTTAACTGCTGTTTCAGTGCAATTAATTTCTATGCAAGGATCCAAGAGATGCTGAAGTTCAAGTTACAAATGTCAgtcttttgaagaaaataatggaATCATTTAATCCTAGCCTTTGAATCAGTTTTACATTTTTAGAGGGGTAGCACATCTTTTACTGAGCAAAGATAATAAATTAAAAGTAGCTTGCTGTGTTTGAAATCTAAAAAAAATTTACTTCCCGTCAGGATTGTGATCtcatatttatatatgtacatattcTTATGGAATTTCACCTTTCTTAACAAATCAATTGTAAGCAAACACCTttcatttaaaacaacaaaattgtCTTGGTTACACAGCAACATAAGCTGCTTTAGGCATCTTCCTTTTGCAGTTCATAAATGAAGACATTGGAGACACACATACGTAAGTAACTCAACCAAATGACAAAGCTGTATATTGCAGATAAATGCCAACTTGTTCTAACTTTTGAAATAATCCAGATATACGGGCAGGGGTCGGGCAGATTTGTGCAGTGGAAGGATGTTTCATTCACACGTCCGTAGCAAACAAAAGTTAATGTGGCTTTCCGTGGCAATGTTATTTCCAAAGTCTTATTCCATGGCAGCATCTAGTGGAACATTTGTGTGCTAACACTTAATGCTCATCTAAAGATCTTGTTAGATTATTAGTCACTTTCTATTTAGTATGTTTTCTAAAACTCTTTGATAAGTcttattttttcaaaacaaactatTTTTCCCAAATAGTTGCAGATATTTAGACAAAAATGGTTTTGTAACACTCATTCAGAATATACTGCAGAATGAATGCCTGATTTAATATATGGAGGGAGAGAGATATATCCTTCTTCAATGGTATTACCTTATTTAGACTTGATGTTGGAATAATATTAGTTGAAGTTGGGTGGCAGTAGTAAGATGTTAAGTTTTAGTGTCTTAGCATGAAGAAAGATGATGGTTTGTTTGGAACATTTGGAGATGATGCAAGTTTGAAAGGAAAATTAGAACTTGCAAAAATAGGTATTAAATGAGTATCTGTTCTGAAAACTACTTCTCAGTgcactttttaaataaaagggaCTTGAATTTGCTCCTTCAAAGAATAAGGCTTCTCTTTATTTCTTGTTAGCCTGTATTGCTAACAATCTGACTGAACAGTGGAACTTCTTTTTAGACAAGTTAGCATTGTCTGTGTTGATAACTAAAAAACAATCAATGCTGGTAACTTGAATGTTTCACAGCTATTGAGTTCCAGatttaaatgaaaacattcaTAAATCTTCAACTTCTTCTTGgcttatttttaatgtaatagAGGTACAAATTATCAGAGAGGACTCTTTTTGTATTCAGACCAGAGTTCATTATCTGTTCCACCATTTTCAGCATGTTTGTTTGTTCATATACCTCCAGGAATTTAAGTGTGCATCCTCAAAACTGTGACATACTAGATTAACTATTAGCCTTCAAGAATGCAACTTCTGAATGTTTGCACTACCCTGAAACTCTTGAATTCTACTCTTGGGACTCCTTGCATAGTGAAAGGTGCTCCACAAGTTGAGATATTCAGACTGACAACTTGAGTTTGAAATGTGCTTTGTGTATTCTCTGTTTTCTGGAAGTTTGCAAAGGTTCCTCAGGTGTCATGTGCTGCAGCAACTCTTCTGAAATCAATGCATGCCACTTGCAAGCAGTCAGGCTCCAGCCGCCCTttgaggatttattttttaaggatGTGTTTCTGCAAGAATGTGTAACTTTTTTGTTGTAGTTTTCTGAGATGTCTACAaggtttttttttacaggatAAAAGCCAAACAGGCTGTCGCACTTTTGTTCTTGAGTTTGTCATTTAGGTAAGTATTTGCAATTGTGTGCTGAGCGTTCTGTGAGTGTTGCCACATGAGAAAGAGTCTTGCTACATCGAAGAGCTGCGTTTCCTCTGCTGAAATCAGAAACTATGAACCATTCCTGAAAAGCGCCTCAAATATGTGCTGCATTCAGACTAATTTATTGCTCTAATATCTCAAGGTCTTTGAAGAGCTCTTACTTGATGCAGATTGGAGTGTAAATGCTGGAAGCTGGATGTGGCTCTCCTGTAGTTCCTTCTTTCAGCAGTTTTTTCACTGCTACTGCCCAGTGGGTTTTGGCAGAAGAACTGACCCAAATGGGGATTATATCAGGTAATTCAAATTGCAACGATTTATGGATATCCCTTAAACTGTCAAGTGGCTTTATACTTGGAATgacctttttatatttttttcaagacGTTATTTACCAGTACTTAGAGGCTTCCCTGCAAAATACATCTATGATCCTTGGAATGCCCCAGAGAGCATCCAGAAGGCTGCAAAATGTATTATAGGAGTTAATTATCCCAAACCAATGGTAAATCATGCAGAGGCAAGCCGTCTGAATATTGAGAGGATGAAACAAATCTACCAGCAGCTTTCACGATACAGAGGACTGGGTATGGTTATAGAATAAttgctttatttatttgaaaacctCTCTCACCTTCTGGCAGTTGATGGTTTTGTCCTGTAGCAGTGGTCATCAGGTGTGAGCTCAGTGTGGGGACCAGGTGTGTGTatccaaataaatgaaaatactagATGTAaccaagaaagggaagaaagagcTTGAGTGAGGTGCCTCTTTCCACATCTTACCTGGAAATGCTTTTCTGTGGATTTTTGgaaggtttgggtttggttttgttttgttttgtttttttaaactggaTCTTCTGTGCATTCTGATAATTTTTTAATCACTGGTATTAAAACCTATCTGTACAAGATCAACGTGGTTCAACCACACTGCATTTGCATTTGCAAATGCCATTGTTCAAATCAAGACCAGTGTAGCCTCTGCTAGCATTTTTTCTAGTTAGGAAACACTGTACTGTTGCTCAGAGGTGAACCACGTGCGCTTAAATTGCTCAGGAAGGTGTAAGCAGTCAGTATGTTCAGATATTGAATATGGATGCATTGCACTTCAGTGCAACATAGCAAATATGTGTAACTAATGAATATTGGAGAAGTTATGCAGAATATTACATAAAAAATGCCTGTTAAGTAGTTGTGAACTTATATTACTTGGCAAGATCCCAGAAGCAGGCAAGATGGAGAGATGTTCTACTGTTATAAAGGTAAACAACTCAGGGTGAGGGTGGAGAATTTGCTGTCATTTGGAAAAAGTATGctacacttaattttttttttctgtctttctttatgtctatatattttattttgttgcttaGGTCTTCTTGCAACAGTGCCTTCTAATccaaatggaaatggaaatggtGGCTTAATGGGCTACTCACCAGGTGAAAGCATTTCTGGTTGTGGTAGTACAGGAGGTCAGTCAAATTCTTTCAATACATGGAGTTATTGGAACTGAAGCACATAAACTTCCTTGATAATGCCATTAGCATTATATATTCTAAAAACCGGTTGCTTTCAGTGCAAATCACATTTTCAAATTTATAAAGACATCTTTAGATATTTCTTTAAATCTCAGACGTGTAAGAATTCTTTAACCTTTTCCCCCACTGAAAATTACTTAACATGGATCAAACAGTTTGATTTCAAAAGCATTTGATTATGATTTTCTTCTAGAAGTCTACCAGCATCCTGATATTTGTCATAAGGAGTGATTTGTGAATTGTCAAGTCAGAACTGTTAATTTGCAAAGTTTTCTGATGTTGTTATTAGATTTACTGGAATTTAATTCTGCTGTAATGTCAACAACATTATGGTGGATGGTCACTGAGAGAACTTAATATAGAATTTATCGTACAGTTCTGATGAAAATTAGTTTAGACCATTAATATTCTTTTTGTAACGTACAAAGACTAGCATTAGCTAGTTATGAAAAAAGAACAATATTAACATTGTGTAAATCCATACTGCATCAACATCTTGAATACTATTTGCACCTTGGACTATTTACACCTTTGCTTTACACAGCAGAACTGGAAATTTACTGGTTTTGTGTTGTCCTTAGGCTTTAGTCAAGGTTAGAAGCAGATTGGAGGAAGATGAACCTTATTGTTCTTGGCCAGTACAGTTCTTCTCAAAGAGTTAAAGTCTAGACTCCTTAGACCTGGGTGCTTATCTTTTATTGACATTCAGAGATTTAGAAGACAAGAAGTgcttagtttgaaaaaaaaaaaaatattatgtgcactcttttcttcttaaagtgtatacatatatacttaAATGTATACATGTGCATACACCTTTCACATTGGAAACATATTCCTTTAATTGGAGGTTACTGTGTATTCATCTGAATTTGCAAGTGTGTGTTTGGAATGACAAAAGAATTAGAGCTTTGGATCTGTTCTgaggtggttaaaaaaaaaaaaaagccacaatgaCA
Proteins encoded in this region:
- the CRY1 gene encoding cryptochrome-1, with the translated sequence MGVNAVHWFRKGLRLHDNPALRECIQGADTIRCVYILDPWFAGSSNVGINRWRFLLQCLEDLDANLRKLNSRLFVIRGQPADVFPRLFKEWNITKLSIEYDSEPFGKERDAAIKKLASEAGVEVIVRISHTLYDLDKIIELNGGQPPLTYKRYQTLISRMEPLEMPVETITPEVMEKCTTPVSDDHDEKYGVPSLEELGFDTDGLPSAVWPGGETEALTRLERHLERKAWVANFERPRMNANSLLASPTGLSPYLRFGCLSCRLFYFKLTDLYKKVKKNSSPPLSLYGQLLWREFFYTAATNNPRFDKMEGNPICVQIPWDKNPEALAKWAEGRTGFPWIDAIMTQLRQEGWIHHLARHAVACFLTRGDLWISWEEGVKVFEELLLDADWSVNAGSWMWLSCSSFFQQFFHCYCPVGFGRRTDPNGDYIRRYLPVLRGFPAKYIYDPWNAPESIQKAAKCIIGVNYPKPMVNHAEASRLNIERMKQIYQQLSRYRGLGLLATVPSNPNGNGNGGLMGYSPGESISGCGSTGGTQLGTGDGHTVVQPCALGDSHTGASGVQQQGYCQASTILHYAHGDNQQSHLLQAGRTALGSGISAGKRPNPEEETQSVGPKVQRQSTN